The proteins below come from a single Tissierella sp. MB52-C2 genomic window:
- the codY gene encoding GTP-sensing pleiotropic transcriptional regulator CodY yields MENLLQKTRRLNKTLQGYGTKPVSFSELSGILSNILDANVYIASTSGKVLGYELATGFECDIIQSEIVKEKRFPKKYNEELLKYNETNENVREITDCVFDQISECSYPDKVSTIIPINSGGKRLGTLVLARFGKEFTEEDLVLAEYSATIVGMEILRAKSEEIEEDARKKSVVQMAIGTLSYSELEAMEHIFRELEGSEGLLVASKIADRVGITRSVIVNALRKFESAGVIESRSLGMKGTHIKILNDKLIDELLKSKE; encoded by the coding sequence GTGGAAAATTTATTACAAAAGACTAGAAGATTAAACAAGACATTGCAAGGGTATGGTACAAAACCTGTTTCCTTTTCAGAATTAAGTGGTATTTTAAGCAATATACTTGATGCAAATGTATATATAGCTAGTACTAGTGGAAAAGTATTAGGTTATGAATTAGCTACTGGATTTGAATGTGATATTATTCAATCAGAAATAGTCAAGGAAAAGAGATTTCCTAAAAAATACAATGAGGAATTATTGAAATACAATGAAACCAATGAAAATGTAAGGGAAATTACAGACTGTGTTTTTGATCAGATATCAGAATGTAGTTATCCAGACAAAGTTTCAACTATAATTCCAATAAATAGTGGTGGCAAAAGACTAGGTACTTTGGTTTTAGCAAGATTTGGAAAAGAGTTTACTGAAGAGGATTTGGTTTTAGCTGAATATAGTGCCACAATTGTAGGAATGGAAATATTAAGAGCAAAATCCGAAGAAATAGAAGAAGATGCAAGAAAGAAATCTGTTGTTCAAATGGCCATAGGAACTCTTTCATATTCAGAATTAGAAGCCATGGAGCATATATTCAGAGAATTAGAAGGAAGTGAAGGGTTACTTGTTGCAAGTAAAATAGCCGACAGAGTAGGAATAACTAGATCCGTCATAGTAAATGCACTAAGGAAGTTTGAAAGTGCAGGGGTTATAGAATCAAGATCTTTAGGAATGAAAGGAACACATATTAAGATATTAAATGATAAGTTAATAGATGAACTTTTAAAGTCAAAAGAATAG